One genomic segment of Musa acuminata AAA Group cultivar baxijiao chromosome BXJ3-3, Cavendish_Baxijiao_AAA, whole genome shotgun sequence includes these proteins:
- the LOC103977702 gene encoding RNA-binding protein BRN1 isoform X2, whose protein sequence is MAEGERKGGAGGGGGTVERGEERVKLFVGQVPKHMTEDELLAMFKEVALVAEVSVIKDKVTKASRGCCFLICPSRQEADKAVAASHNKRTLPGASSPLQVKYADENKLFIGMLPKNISDAEVAELFSKYGTIRDLQILRSSQQTSKAGCAFLKYEMKEQALAALEALNGKHRMEGSSVPLVVKWADTEKQRQARRAQKAQFQANSVPHASSMQQASIFGALPLGYMPPYNGYGYQPPGTYGLMQYHLASMQNQASYHNMILPANQGNTLHGISSDVSTGITPKSLNTTESGGYVGSPYPTVSGLQYPLPYPPSIGHLGNSHGLGQPVNMTNPTTSSSHSMTSGGWIEGPPGANLFIYHIPQEYGDQELANAFQGFGRVLSANVFVDKATGVSKCFGFVSYDSPAAAQAAINVMNGFQLGGKKLKVQLKKENKVNLINGEIRL, encoded by the exons ATGGCTGAAGGAGAGAGGAAAGGAGGCGCAGGAGGAGGAGGGGGTACAGTGGAGAGGGGAGAGGAGAGGGTGAAGCTGTTCGTGGGGCAGGTGCCGAAGCACATGACGGAGGATGAGCTCCTGGCCATGTTCAAGGAGGTGGCACTCGTGGCCGAGGTCAGCGTCATCAAGGACAAAGTCACCAAGGCCTCCCGAG GTTGCTGTTTCCTGATCTGCCCCTCGCGCCAGGAGGCCGACAAGGCGGTCGCCGCTTCCCATAACAAACGAACACTTCCCGGT GCTTCTAGTCCATTACAAGTAAAGTATGCTGATG AAAACAAGCTTTTCATTGGAATGCTTCCGAAGAACATATCTGATGCTGAAGTTGCAGAACTCTTTTCAAAATATGGTACTATTAGGGATTTACAGATCTTGAGAAGTTCTCAGCAAACAAGTAAAG CTGGCTGTgcattcttgaaatatgaaatgaAAGAACAAGCTTTGGCAGCCCTTGAAGCCTTAAATGGGAAACATAGGATGGAG GGTTCAAGTGTGCCTCTGGTTGTTAAGTGGGCTGACACTGAAAAGCAAAGACAAGCTCGAAGGGCACAAAAAGCTCAATTTCAGGCCAACAGTGTTCCTCATGCCAGTTCAATGCAGCAGGCATCAATATTTGGAGCATTACCATTGGGCTATATGCCTCCGTATAATGGATATGGGTATCAG CCACCTGGAACTTATGGACTCATGCAGTACCATTTAGCTTCAATGCAAAATCAAGCTTCatatcataatatgattctaCCTGCTAATCAAGGGAATACACTACATGGGATCAGTTCTGATGTTTCCACAGGCATAACACCTAAAAGTTTGAATACAACAGAGTCTGGTGGCTATGTAGGTTCTCCATATCCCACAGTGTCTGGTCTTCAATATCCATTGCCATATCCACCAAGTATTGGCCATTTGGGGAATTCCCACGGCTTAGGCCAACCCGTAAATATGACTAACCCCACAACATCTTCAAGCCATAGCATGACTTCTGGGGGTTGGATAGAAG GCCCTCCTGGAGCTAACTTATTTATATATCATATACCTCAAGAATATGGTGATCAGGAGCTTGCAAATGCCTTCCAAGGATTTGGCAGGGTCTTAAGTGCTAATGTTTTTGTAGACAAAGCAACTGGTGTTAGTAAATGTTTTG GTTTTGTAAGTTATGACTCACCTGCAGCTGCCCAGGCTGCCATCAATGTGATGAATGGTTTCCAATTAGGTGGTAAGAAGTTGAAGGTACAacttaagaaagaaaacaaaGTAAACCTTATTAATGGTGAAATTCGTCTATGA
- the LOC135634194 gene encoding probable indole-3-pyruvate monooxygenase YUCCA10: MREDVVVIVGAGQSGLATAACLMALSVPCLILERDDCIASLWRKRCYDRVTLHLKKQYSELPHAPHRPETPTYMPKWDFIRYLDDYAAGFRLRIDLRREVVSAEFDEAEGRWRVKARRGEDGGVQEYAARYLVVASGENDEIVVPEIPGLAEFGGTVVHSSVYRSGSEYEGKAVLVVGCGNSGMEVALDLAEHGARTSIVVRSRLHIVSKEIWSVAMLFMRFLPCRLLDSLILLLCRLKFGDLSKHGLHKPRKGPMYLKKYSRIYPIVDVGTVEKIKSGEIQVLPSIQSIKDNYVTFSDGKFQQFDAIVLATGYRSAVKKWLKGDDYLLGEDGMAKQMFPGHWKGKNRLYCAGLARRGIYGSAEDAQSVANDIACDYQCQKISS, encoded by the exons atgagagagGACGTGGTGGTGATAGTGGGAGCTGGGCAGTCCGGCCTGGCGACGGCGGCGTGCCTGATGGCGCTGTCGGTGCCGTGCCTCATCCTCGAGCGCGACGACTGCATCGCCTCACTCTGGCGCAAGAGATGCTACGACCGTGTCACCCTCCACCTGAAGAAGCAGTACTCGGAGCTGCCGCACGCGCCCCATCGGCCGGAGACGCCGACGTACATGCCGAAGTGGGACTTCATCCGGTACCTGGACGATTACGCGGCGGGGTTCCGCCTCCGGATCGATCTGCGGCGAGAGGTGGTGTCGGCGGAGTTCGACGAGGCGGAGGGGAGGTGGCGGGTCAAGGCGAGGCGCGGCGAGGACGGGGGCGTGCAGGAGTACGCGGCCAGGTACCTGGTGGTAGCGAGCGGGGAGAACGATGAGATAGTGGTGCCGGAGATCCCGGGGCTGGCGGAGTTCGGCGGCACGGTGGTGCACTCGAGCGTGTACCGGTCGGGATCGGAGTACGAAGGGAAGGCGGTGCTGGTTGTTGGGTGTGGGAATTCGGGCATGGAAGTGGCGCTCGATCTGGCCGAGCACGGGGCCCGCACTTCCATCGTGGTACGAAGCCGG CTTCACATTGTGTCGAAGGAGATATGGTCAGTGGCTATGCTTTTCATGAGATTCTTGCCATGTCGTCTGCTGGATTCTCTCATTCTGCTACTATGTCGCTTAAAGTTTGGCGATCTGTCCAAGCATGGCTTACACAAACCAAGGAAGGGACCAATGTATCTGAAGAAGTACAGCCGAATCTACCCTATTGTGGATGTTGGCACAGTGGAGAAGATCAAGTCTGGAGAAATCCAG GTGTTACCTTCAATACAAAGTATCAAAGATAACTATGTGACGTTTTCTGATGGAAAGTTTCAGCAATTTGATGCCATAGTTCTTGCTACAGGCTACAGAAGCGCAGTGAAGAAATGGCTCAAG GGTGATGACTACCTCCTTGGTGAAGATGGAATGGCCAAACAAATGTTCCCAGGCCACTGGAAAGGCAAGAACAGACTCTACTGTGCTGGGCTTGCAAGAAGAGGGATTTATGGGTCTGCAGAAGATGCACAGAGTGTAGCCAATGACATTGCTTGTGACTATCAATGTCAAAAGATAAGCAGCTGA
- the LOC103977702 gene encoding RNA-binding protein BRN1 isoform X1, translating to MAEGERKGGAGGGGGTVERGEERVKLFVGQVPKHMTEDELLAMFKEVALVAEVSVIKDKVTKASRGCCFLICPSRQEADKAVAASHNKRTLPGASSPLQVKYADGELERLENKLFIGMLPKNISDAEVAELFSKYGTIRDLQILRSSQQTSKAGCAFLKYEMKEQALAALEALNGKHRMEGSSVPLVVKWADTEKQRQARRAQKAQFQANSVPHASSMQQASIFGALPLGYMPPYNGYGYQPPGTYGLMQYHLASMQNQASYHNMILPANQGNTLHGISSDVSTGITPKSLNTTESGGYVGSPYPTVSGLQYPLPYPPSIGHLGNSHGLGQPVNMTNPTTSSSHSMTSGGWIEGPPGANLFIYHIPQEYGDQELANAFQGFGRVLSANVFVDKATGVSKCFGFVSYDSPAAAQAAINVMNGFQLGGKKLKVQLKKENKVNLINGEIRL from the exons ATGGCTGAAGGAGAGAGGAAAGGAGGCGCAGGAGGAGGAGGGGGTACAGTGGAGAGGGGAGAGGAGAGGGTGAAGCTGTTCGTGGGGCAGGTGCCGAAGCACATGACGGAGGATGAGCTCCTGGCCATGTTCAAGGAGGTGGCACTCGTGGCCGAGGTCAGCGTCATCAAGGACAAAGTCACCAAGGCCTCCCGAG GTTGCTGTTTCCTGATCTGCCCCTCGCGCCAGGAGGCCGACAAGGCGGTCGCCGCTTCCCATAACAAACGAACACTTCCCGGT GCTTCTAGTCCATTACAAGTAAAGTATGCTGATGGTGAGCTTGAGAGGCTAG AAAACAAGCTTTTCATTGGAATGCTTCCGAAGAACATATCTGATGCTGAAGTTGCAGAACTCTTTTCAAAATATGGTACTATTAGGGATTTACAGATCTTGAGAAGTTCTCAGCAAACAAGTAAAG CTGGCTGTgcattcttgaaatatgaaatgaAAGAACAAGCTTTGGCAGCCCTTGAAGCCTTAAATGGGAAACATAGGATGGAG GGTTCAAGTGTGCCTCTGGTTGTTAAGTGGGCTGACACTGAAAAGCAAAGACAAGCTCGAAGGGCACAAAAAGCTCAATTTCAGGCCAACAGTGTTCCTCATGCCAGTTCAATGCAGCAGGCATCAATATTTGGAGCATTACCATTGGGCTATATGCCTCCGTATAATGGATATGGGTATCAG CCACCTGGAACTTATGGACTCATGCAGTACCATTTAGCTTCAATGCAAAATCAAGCTTCatatcataatatgattctaCCTGCTAATCAAGGGAATACACTACATGGGATCAGTTCTGATGTTTCCACAGGCATAACACCTAAAAGTTTGAATACAACAGAGTCTGGTGGCTATGTAGGTTCTCCATATCCCACAGTGTCTGGTCTTCAATATCCATTGCCATATCCACCAAGTATTGGCCATTTGGGGAATTCCCACGGCTTAGGCCAACCCGTAAATATGACTAACCCCACAACATCTTCAAGCCATAGCATGACTTCTGGGGGTTGGATAGAAG GCCCTCCTGGAGCTAACTTATTTATATATCATATACCTCAAGAATATGGTGATCAGGAGCTTGCAAATGCCTTCCAAGGATTTGGCAGGGTCTTAAGTGCTAATGTTTTTGTAGACAAAGCAACTGGTGTTAGTAAATGTTTTG GTTTTGTAAGTTATGACTCACCTGCAGCTGCCCAGGCTGCCATCAATGTGATGAATGGTTTCCAATTAGGTGGTAAGAAGTTGAAGGTACAacttaagaaagaaaacaaaGTAAACCTTATTAATGGTGAAATTCGTCTATGA
- the LOC135633037 gene encoding pre-rRNA-processing protein ESF2-like, translating to MAAEPDEEPERHPMEDQGSFGDDAVKKCEGSKGRRKRKRSREDDDANEKRGVCYLSRVPPRMDPSHVRQILSQYGEIQRIYLVPEDPTSQVQRKQSGGFRGKEFSEGWVEFAKKNVAKKVARMLNGEQIGGKKRSAFYYDIWNIRYLSKFKWDDLIGELAGKKRECEEKLKLEISAAKRERDFYMSKVEQSRALKFMRERKEKKQRFEGQDSEGAQETKVIRQHPQNRPVADGGLQSKPRLSKDLLAGVFGRSSS from the exons ATGGCTGCGGAACCAGATGAGGAGCCCGAGCGTCATCCCATGGAGGACCAGGGTTCGTTTGGAGACGATGCAGTAAAGAAATGTGAAGGTTCAAAAGGTAGAAGAAAGAGGAAAAGATCTCGGGAAGATGATGATGCGAATGAAAAACGTGGTGTCTGTTACTTGAGTCGAGTTCCACCGCGCATGGATCCGTCTCATGTTCGGCAAATCCTTTCGCAGTATGGCGAAATACAAAGGATATATCTTGTTCCAGAAG ATCCCACATCTCAGGTTCAGCGTAAGCAATCTGGTGGTTTTCGAGGAAAAGAATTCTCTGAAGG GTGGGTCGAATTTGCAAAGAAAAATGTTGCCAAGAAGGTTGCAAGAATGCTAAACGGCGAACAAATAG GTGGAAAGAAAAGGTCGGCATTCTATTATGACATTTGGAACATCAGGTACTTGAGTAAGTTCAAATGGGATGATCTGATTGGTGAACTAG CTGGCAAGAAACGGGAATGCGAGGAGAAGCTCAAACTGGAGATATCTGCAGCAAAGAGGGAGCGAGACTTCTACATGTCTAAGGTTGAACAATCTAGAGCTTTGAAATTTATGCGGGAACGAAAAGAAAAA AAGCAAAGGTTTGAAGGGCAAGATTCAGAAGGTGCACAAGAAACCAAGGTCATTCGCCAACACCCACAGAATCGACCAGTTGCAGATGGTGGTCTTCAAAGTAAACCTAGGCTCTCGAAGGATCTCCTAGCAGGG gTATTTGGTCGGTCATCCTCGTGA
- the LOC103977702 gene encoding RNA-binding protein BRN1 isoform X3, giving the protein MAEGERKGGAGGGGGTVERGEERVKLFVGQVPKHMTEDELLAMFKEVALVAEVSVIKDKVTKASRGCCFLICPSRQEADKAVAASHNKRTLPGASSPLQVKYADGELERLENKLFIGMLPKNISDAEVAELFSKYGTIRDLQILRSSQQTSKAGCAFLKYEMKEQALAALEALNGKHRMEGSSVPLVVKWADTEKQRQARRAQKAQFQANSVPHASSMQQASIFGALPLGYMPPYNGYGYQPPGTYGLMQYHLASMQNQASYHNMILPANQGNTLHGISSDVSTGITPKSLNTTESGGYVGSPYPTVSGLQYPLPYPPSIGHLGNSHGLGQPVNMTNPTTSSSHSMTSGGWIEGPPGANLFIYHIPQEYGDQELANAFQGFGRVLSANVFVDKATGVL; this is encoded by the exons ATGGCTGAAGGAGAGAGGAAAGGAGGCGCAGGAGGAGGAGGGGGTACAGTGGAGAGGGGAGAGGAGAGGGTGAAGCTGTTCGTGGGGCAGGTGCCGAAGCACATGACGGAGGATGAGCTCCTGGCCATGTTCAAGGAGGTGGCACTCGTGGCCGAGGTCAGCGTCATCAAGGACAAAGTCACCAAGGCCTCCCGAG GTTGCTGTTTCCTGATCTGCCCCTCGCGCCAGGAGGCCGACAAGGCGGTCGCCGCTTCCCATAACAAACGAACACTTCCCGGT GCTTCTAGTCCATTACAAGTAAAGTATGCTGATGGTGAGCTTGAGAGGCTAG AAAACAAGCTTTTCATTGGAATGCTTCCGAAGAACATATCTGATGCTGAAGTTGCAGAACTCTTTTCAAAATATGGTACTATTAGGGATTTACAGATCTTGAGAAGTTCTCAGCAAACAAGTAAAG CTGGCTGTgcattcttgaaatatgaaatgaAAGAACAAGCTTTGGCAGCCCTTGAAGCCTTAAATGGGAAACATAGGATGGAG GGTTCAAGTGTGCCTCTGGTTGTTAAGTGGGCTGACACTGAAAAGCAAAGACAAGCTCGAAGGGCACAAAAAGCTCAATTTCAGGCCAACAGTGTTCCTCATGCCAGTTCAATGCAGCAGGCATCAATATTTGGAGCATTACCATTGGGCTATATGCCTCCGTATAATGGATATGGGTATCAG CCACCTGGAACTTATGGACTCATGCAGTACCATTTAGCTTCAATGCAAAATCAAGCTTCatatcataatatgattctaCCTGCTAATCAAGGGAATACACTACATGGGATCAGTTCTGATGTTTCCACAGGCATAACACCTAAAAGTTTGAATACAACAGAGTCTGGTGGCTATGTAGGTTCTCCATATCCCACAGTGTCTGGTCTTCAATATCCATTGCCATATCCACCAAGTATTGGCCATTTGGGGAATTCCCACGGCTTAGGCCAACCCGTAAATATGACTAACCCCACAACATCTTCAAGCCATAGCATGACTTCTGGGGGTTGGATAGAAG GCCCTCCTGGAGCTAACTTATTTATATATCATATACCTCAAGAATATGGTGATCAGGAGCTTGCAAATGCCTTCCAAGGATTTGGCAGGGTCTTAAGTGCTAATGTTTTTGTAGACAAAGCAACTGGT GTTTTGTAA